The Vicia villosa cultivar HV-30 ecotype Madison, WI unplaced genomic scaffold, Vvil1.0 ctg.001197F_1_1, whole genome shotgun sequence genomic interval TTGCCACTTTGCTCCATAGATTTTGAAACTGTATTAGAAGATGCACTTGAACAATGATCGTCACGAGTGTCGCTGAGACCCCTTTTCTCTGCAGGATTGCAGATTGTTGGATGATCCGATCCAAAGCTAAGGAGTCTACCATTGGTTTTCGAATTTGGAGCATAATGAGTTTCATCAGGAGAGAAAACTCTTGCTGCATCAAGTGCCTCAGAGACGGTGATGTGACGATAATGCGATGAAGAGTTGTTTTTGTGCTTTCTTCTCCCTGCACCAACCGGAACATTCCTCATGGTTCCGCCTGCCGTCCAGTATCTTTGACACGCTCTGCAGAAATAGCGGGGCTGGTTGACATTGTAGTTGTTGTAGTAACAGAATTTTGTGTCCGCGCTGTTGCAGCGCGGACATGGGAGTAGTTTGTCGGGCTTCTTTAGTGTTTTCTCTTGACTGCTGTTGTCGTTGTTTGTTGCTGCTGCTGCATCGCTCTGTTCATTTTTGGATTTTGATGTTTCTTCATCTATAGATGGTGTTTTTGCATTCTGTTTACCTGAATTATTGTTCTTGATCTCCGCAGAATTTTGTGTAGGATCAACTTCTTTCCTTTTCTCAGTGTCTTTTTCTGCTTCATGGTCCTATTAATTAGACAAAGTTTTCTCAATAAATTTGAATACCCATAAAATAAACATTACACACACAAAAACTGGTCAAACACAACTTCAGTTCAAAGTGTTTTTTTCCGTAGAAACTGAATATGCTCTTTGCCTAACTACAAAGACTAATACTTCGAAGTGGAGAAAACTACAATAGACAACAAAATTTTCTCTGAAGAGAATTTAACACTGATGTGTGTCCATGACTGAGCTCGAACTTCGAACCTATGACTTCTAGTTAAATTGTAATAGATTCATTATCATCTCATATGCAAATCCATTCATAATTCACAATTTTATGAATCCAAAGAAGTTGAATATAGACTTTGTTTCCAACACTCTGTTTCAAAATCAGAACCATATACAAataataattagaaaaaaaaaaaagtaaaagaaaaacttatccattatcacatgctcaaatttatattattaagaaaataaacTATAATAAGCTCAAACTAATAAATCAGCAATAAGCAATTACTGTAATTGCTTAATTCTAGGTTGAGGATGTTTTTATATATTGAGGTAAATTTAAACAAACTTAGTAATATAAAAAAGTTGTACCTttgttgtttcttcatcttcactcTCAGACTCGCTAAGATAtctatctctttcttcttcttctacatccATAGCTTCAGCGAGAATCTTTTGGCCGAATAGCTTAATTGCAGGATCTTTACTTTCAATCATTTTTCTCGGGATCCAAACAGAGCACAACAGAACAAAAGTTAAGGTTTATGTTTCTTTGCAGATTTGGTGTTGGTTCTTTAGTTACTGAAAGATGTTTTTTCAAGTGTTTCGGTTTTTTCGAGGAAATTTTAGCAAAGAAATGAGTGCACgaagaattggattttgatccgTTTAAACAAAAGCTGCGATCCACGtcagctttgtgttttgattctTGGCCACAAGTTTTTGTGGCTTGGAAtagattttctttttcaaaagttGTTTTGAAGATTCTTAAGTTTTTTTTGCATATAACTTTTCGTGTACATTAGTTGTGGTAATGCCACGTcaacttcttttgcttttttCTTTTTAACCGAGGTTTAGTGGAAGTTTGGATGACGTGGTAGAAGATAATTGGCCATGTtctctactaattaattaagaGGAATTCTTGTATGGAAAGAGACCTAAATCCATatatttaggaacaaccaataagaagagggagaatttaaatttatttaaaatttaatttcgtttttaattgccaacatggagggtgattatgataatggaggagagagataattttaattttattatttaattaataaaaaaaatgtgattggttgtgtgtaaattcAGGTGGTATAGCTGTGTCCATCTAAGTATTTTCCCTTAATTAGACTACTTAattagactatgtacaatggtttaTGGATTCAACACTCtaatttttcactttttacactccacatcatcttctctctcttccacctaataattcaacattcattcaacttttacttactttgtttaataaaattcaacaccctaccccaccacttttatttcatattcatattttcttttatgtttttgtttttgtgattaaattttaataacaattattaattaaaattaaaattaaaataattaagagttaaataatttttttaatttaataacttatttgaatttatttttctaattttatattttagtagaattttgggtgttaaaaaattattattgggaTCTATTTTACTAAAAAAGATTGTTAGTGCTACAAACAAGATTTTACTTAaggctaaatagaaaaattagagagaaaaatctcaattttttccgTGTCCAAATCTAataaaccaagtctctatttatagaggaaaaaaataataaatattttatgaaaataaaaataaataaaaaattaacttaaaataaaataattaatttcaaataattaaagtgagataaaaaTCTAAACAATTGCAACAACCAATAAGATTTTGCAAAGTATTATAATGGCCCTCACTTCCTCCTCATTCAACGTGTTAAATGTTTTCAACACAAATTAATCCACATCATTAAATGCTCTCCCATCATTGAAACGTTTTGCTAGTTTTTTCAGACGCGTGGCTTTAGGTTGTCATGTTAGTGTATGACACTTTCCCCTAGGGCATTCGAGTGCACTTGAGTTCGTTTGCGCTTCCTAGATGAAATTTGGATGTTGATTTTTAACTTATTGTTTCCCATTGATATGGTCGGTTGCTTGCCTTCCTCTATAAGAAGGCTTCTGGATTTTTAGGAGAACTTTCGCTATCCATGATAATCATTTTCT includes:
- the LOC131633973 gene encoding cyclic dof factor 1-like; translated protein: MIESKDPAIKLFGQKILAEAMDVEEEERDRYLSESESEDEETTKDHEAEKDTEKRKEVDPTQNSAEIKNNNSGKQNAKTPSIDEETSKSKNEQSDAAAATNNDNSSQEKTLKKPDKLLPCPRCNSADTKFCYYNNYNVNQPRYFCRACQRYWTAGGTMRNVPVGAGRRKHKNNSSSHYRHITVSEALDAARVFSPDETHYAPNSKTNGRLLSFGSDHPTICNPAEKRGLSDTRDDHCSSASSNTVSKSMEQSGKNMSQESLPQQNSGFVPQVPCITSVPWPYTWSSSAIPSPQTMCPPGFPMSFYPTPFWNCGAPGNWNAPWFPSHTSATSPSLSNSSSNPPTPGKRTRDHNDDDDDTTKQDDLRKEESPRQRSGSVLVPKTLRIDDPNEAAKSSIWETLGIKNESVSKGGMTKAFQPKKDGKEHVETSPMLMANPAALARSLNFHENS